ATAAAATCTCTTTTGCCATGACAGAAATCCCCCTTATAGATGATTGACTATAGATGATTGACTGAATTACTCGGCTACTGCCAAAATATCGCTTTCGCGTAAAATTAAGTATTCATTGCCGTCGACTTTGACTTCCGAACCGGCATATTGTGCATAGATGACGTGATCTCCGACACTCACTTCAAGTGGTACACGTACGCCTTGCTCTGTCACACGGCCTGTACCGACAGCGACGACTTTACCCTCTTGTGGTTTTTCTTTCGCTGACCCAGGAAGAACGATTCCTCCGAGTGTTGTTTCTTCTTTTTTAACGACTTCGATCACGATGCGATCACCAAGTGGTTTTAACATGCGAAACATCCTCCTTGAAAATGACTGTTTTTTAGCACTCACTTTCGTTGAGTGCTAACATATTTTTATCTTATACGCTTTCTCTCCTGAATTCAAGCCTGAACCTTTATCCGTTTTCCCGAAATCGACACCTTTGAATCATCGTCAATCGTGCGCCCGGACCGTTTGTTTGTTACAATCGGGACAGTACCTTCATTACAAAGGAGTTGTGTCCTGTACGATGAAAAATCCAATCAGTCTGCCTTTCGTGATGGCGGAGAAGTGGCAAAAGCGTCACGTCATCCCGATCATCATCTATCTGATCGTCCAATTGGTTCCGGGTTCGTTCCAGTATTTCCTTCCGAAGAACGTCATTGCTGACGTCGCCGGTTGGTGGCTTGCGATCGGCTTTACGGTTGCTGTCATCGTCTCCTACTACTGCCTACGTCCCGATTGGCAGAAGTGGAAGGCAGAAGGACGTCAAACCGATCCGATGGATACGTTGAAATGGATCGGGATCGGGATCGTGCTCCTCTATGCGCTCTTGATCGGCGTCAACTTGATCGATGCCTGGATGGCAGGCGGGATCGAGAATGTCGCGAAATCGCAAAATACGGATCAAATCATCCAAGCAATCCAAGTCATCCCACTCTTGCAAGTCATGGTCGTCTTGCTTGGACCAATCATGGAAGAGTTCTTGTTTCGGCATATCATGTTCGGCAATCTCTCCTCGAAGCTCGGTTTCTTCTTCAGCTTCATCCTAACGGGTGCCTTGTTCGGACTGATCCACCTAGACAACAAATTTTTGATCTATGTCGCGATGAGCTTCGTCTTCTCGCTCGTCTTCGTCAAGACGCGCCGGATCATCGCTCCAATCGCCATCCATGTCTTTAACAACGGAATCGTCGTACTCGCCATTTACGCGATGTCTTAATTTACGAAAGGTCGTGTTTTCATGCGTCAAAGCTCGAACTTCATGGCAGTATTCTATGCCATCTTCGGTGTTCTCTTCATGTTTCTCGCCTACAACAACTCAGTCGAGGCCGGAACGGTCTTCAACTTCTGGACGATCCTCCTGACGTTGTTTGCCGCAATCGACTTCTACCGTCTTTACTTGATCTTCCGCTTCCGCGCAGCAGCAAAGAAGATGATCAAGAAGGAACAAGACAAAAAGAACGATAAGCAATAAAAAAAACGAGGTTTCCGTCATGCGGAAATCTCGTTTTTTGGTTTATTCCTTCGCTTGTCCTTTGCGGTAGGAATCGATGATCGTTTTCGCCACATCGAGACTTAACCGCTCATCGAGGACTAAGTTCTTGATCATATTAACGAATTCGACATCTTCCTGTTGCACTGAATCAATCCGCTCGATCAATTGGTTCAACTTCGCCCGGACGGTCGGATAGGATACTTGGTAAGCCGTTGCCATATCCTTCAACGAACCAGAGCTCAAGACGAACTTCCGGATGAACTCGAGATGCTCCTGTTCAAGTGCCAGTACCCAAGCGGGCACGTCTTGTCGTTCCATCGTGTTCCCTCACTTCTCTTACAAATCTTGAATCTCCATCCGCTCTTTCTCTCGCTTCAATTGTTTACGGCGCGAATCGACGCCCATTTCAGCCATTGAGATCATCATAGACAATCCAACACATGTACCGATTCGGATCAATGATTCACGATCCGACGTATGTGGTCCTGTTCCGTAATACCAGTAAATTCCGAGACCGATGATGATGGCTGGAATGATGAGACTCCAGACTCTTCCTCGCCTTGCTAAGTAAAATTGTACGATACAGACTGTGACAATACCAATGACGATTCCTACCGTTTCCATCCTATCGCCTCTCCCCTATGATTATATCAATAATATTAACTTTAAAATCAATAATATT
This window of the Exiguobacterium acetylicum genome carries:
- the groES gene encoding co-chaperone GroES, which encodes MLKPLGDRIVIEVVKKEETTLGGIVLPGSAKEKPQEGKVVAVGTGRVTEQGVRVPLEVSVGDHVIYAQYAGSEVKVDGNEYLILRESDILAVAE
- a CDS encoding CPBP family intramembrane glutamic endopeptidase — protein: MKNPISLPFVMAEKWQKRHVIPIIIYLIVQLVPGSFQYFLPKNVIADVAGWWLAIGFTVAVIVSYYCLRPDWQKWKAEGRQTDPMDTLKWIGIGIVLLYALLIGVNLIDAWMAGGIENVAKSQNTDQIIQAIQVIPLLQVMVVLLGPIMEEFLFRHIMFGNLSSKLGFFFSFILTGALFGLIHLDNKFLIYVAMSFVFSLVFVKTRRIIAPIAIHVFNNGIVVLAIYAMS
- a CDS encoding DUF4305 domain-containing protein, whose protein sequence is MRQSSNFMAVFYAIFGVLFMFLAYNNSVEAGTVFNFWTILLTLFAAIDFYRLYLIFRFRAAAKKMIKKEQDKKNDKQ
- a CDS encoding DUF2089 family protein, with protein sequence MERQDVPAWVLALEQEHLEFIRKFVLSSGSLKDMATAYQVSYPTVRAKLNQLIERIDSVQQEDVEFVNMIKNLVLDERLSLDVAKTIIDSYRKGQAKE